One Campylobacter sp. RM16192 genomic region harbors:
- a CDS encoding ABC transporter ATP-binding protein codes for MISVKDLHVYYGLIEAVKGIDFEVKTGDIVSLIGSNGAGKTSTLNALLNSVKKTGEINFLGYDTRRHKTHTLVRHGISLVPEGRRVFINLTVDENLRMGAFNNDENYEHLRSQMYRLFPRLADKKSQLAGTLSGGEAQMLAISRALMSEPKLLMLDEPSLGLAPKIVGEVFNTIVRLKEEGITILLVEQNAFAALKISDYAYVLENGKIAMQGVAKDMIGNDEIRRKYLGA; via the coding sequence ATGATTAGCGTTAAAGATTTGCACGTTTATTACGGACTTATAGAAGCTGTTAAGGGGATAGATTTTGAGGTTAAAACAGGCGATATCGTCTCTCTTATCGGTTCAAACGGCGCGGGTAAAACCTCGACCTTAAACGCTCTTTTAAATAGTGTTAAAAAAACAGGCGAGATAAATTTCTTAGGCTATGATACCAGAAGGCACAAAACCCACACCCTCGTTAGACACGGCATATCTCTTGTGCCTGAGGGCAGAAGAGTGTTCATAAATCTAACGGTTGATGAAAATTTGCGTATGGGAGCCTTTAATAACGACGAAAACTACGAACACCTACGCTCTCAGATGTATAGACTCTTTCCTCGTTTGGCTGATAAAAAGAGCCAGCTTGCAGGCACTTTAAGCGGTGGAGAGGCTCAGATGCTAGCCATCTCACGCGCGCTAATGAGCGAGCCAAAACTGCTGATGCTTGATGAGCCTAGCCTTGGTCTTGCACCTAAGATCGTCGGAGAGGTTTTTAATACCATAGTTAGGCTAAAAGAGGAGGGTATAACCATACTTTTAGTCGAGCAAAACGCCTTTGCGGCACTTAAGATAAGCGATTATGCCTATGTTTTAGAAAACGGAAAGATCGCTATGCAAGGCGTTGCAAAAGATATGATAGGCAACGACGAGATCAGGCGAAAGTATCTTGGCGCTTAA
- a CDS encoding helicase IV — translation MQIDLDLAVISLLVLVLIALLIKLSKKTKIKQTRYKSDSGDMVKSRAELIIANWLFYRGFEFVYEKKVNAIQRVISDFYLVKYDVYIEFWGLETPAYLKRKKKKIKIYKKNRLKLIEMNDDSLRDLNKFFQKEFAKLNIKYINLAK, via the coding sequence TTGCAAATAGACCTTGATTTAGCGGTTATCTCGCTGCTTGTTTTGGTGCTGATAGCTCTTTTGATAAAGCTTTCAAAGAAAACCAAGATCAAGCAAACTCGCTATAAAAGCGATAGTGGCGACATGGTAAAGAGTAGGGCGGAGCTTATAATAGCAAATTGGCTCTTTTATCGCGGATTTGAGTTTGTCTATGAGAAAAAGGTAAATGCCATCCAGAGAGTGATCAGCGACTTTTATCTGGTTAAATATGATGTCTATATCGAATTTTGGGGACTTGAAACGCCCGCTTATCTTAAGCGTAAGAAAAAGAAGATTAAAATTTATAAGAAAAATCGCCTTAAGCTAATCGAGATGAATGATGATAGCTTAAGGGATTTAAATAAATTTTTTCAAAAAGAATTTGCAAAATTGAACATTAAGTATATAAATTTGGCAAAGTAA
- a CDS encoding ABC transporter ATP-binding protein: MILELKNISKKFGGVTAINDTSFHVNESEIFGLIGPNGAGKTTIFNIITGNYEPSGGEIKFRGVTLNGKKPNVIVKHGIARTFQNIRLFSSMSVLENVLIGLDGHIKYGFIESILHMGRFHKEELAAREKAMRILDELNLSRYANEPATSLSYGVQRKVEIARAIATNPKLLLLDEPAAGMNPIETEDLAELIFMLREKYKLSILLIEHDMKFVNRLCERVLVLDYGKVIFEGEPSDAVRNEKVVSAYLGDFIQ, encoded by the coding sequence ATGATTTTAGAGCTAAAAAATATCAGCAAGAAATTTGGTGGAGTAACCGCTATAAACGACACAAGCTTTCATGTAAACGAAAGTGAAATTTTTGGACTTATCGGACCAAACGGTGCCGGAAAGACGACTATCTTTAACATTATCACGGGCAACTACGAGCCAAGCGGCGGCGAGATAAAATTTAGAGGTGTTACGCTAAACGGCAAAAAGCCAAACGTCATCGTCAAGCACGGCATCGCAAGGACATTTCAAAACATCCGCCTTTTTAGCTCTATGAGCGTGCTTGAAAACGTTCTTATCGGACTTGACGGGCATATAAAATATGGCTTTATCGAGAGCATTTTACACATGGGACGCTTTCATAAAGAAGAGCTTGCAGCGCGCGAAAAAGCTATGCGTATACTTGATGAGCTAAATTTAAGCCGGTATGCAAACGAGCCCGCTACCAGCCTAAGCTACGGCGTTCAAAGAAAGGTAGAGATAGCCAGAGCCATAGCTACAAATCCAAAGCTTTTGCTTCTGGATGAGCCGGCAGCCGGCATGAATCCTATAGAGACCGAGGATCTTGCCGAGCTTATCTTTATGCTTAGGGAAAAATACAAGCTTAGTATTTTGCTTATAGAGCATGATATGAAATTTGTAAACCGCCTTTGCGAGCGCGTTTTGGTGCTTGATTACGGTAAGGTAATTTTTGAGGGTGAGCCAAGCGACGCCGTGCGTAACGAAAAGGTCGTATCTGCTTATTTGGGAGATTTTATTCAATGA
- a CDS encoding 4Fe-4S dicluster domain-containing protein: MDRRNFFKFSAVSALGATAIEAKALPDKQIASIIDVDLCDGCVNETMPLCVKACKIKNEPIFPVPKDPIMNYWPQTKHEDYSKQKNNISRLTPYNFTYIEKLEVDGKMLHIPRRCMHCDHPPCQKICPFGVISKSEEGAVDINKDFCVGGAKCRDACPWGVPQRQAGVGIYLKVMPKLAGGGVMFKCDMCKDLLEQNKKPACEVACPKNAIKFGKRDEIFAIANEMKKTRFIYGMDENGGTSTIYVSSIDFNKIDSAISKKYENKPKMGIMDMKNHPNPMEKSEFLATATLVTPLAAIGAASIAVIKSIKDKK; encoded by the coding sequence ATGGATAGACGAAATTTCTTTAAATTTAGCGCTGTTTCTGCGCTTGGAGCAACTGCTATAGAGGCTAAAGCCTTACCCGATAAACAAATAGCCAGCATAATAGACGTAGATCTTTGCGACGGTTGTGTAAACGAGACCATGCCTCTATGCGTAAAAGCCTGTAAAATCAAAAATGAGCCTATATTTCCGGTTCCAAAAGATCCAATCATGAACTATTGGCCTCAAACTAAGCATGAGGACTACTCAAAACAAAAGAATAATATCTCAAGACTTACTCCATATAACTTCACATATATAGAAAAGCTTGAAGTAGACGGCAAAATGCTTCATATTCCTAGACGCTGTATGCACTGCGATCATCCTCCCTGTCAAAAAATATGCCCTTTTGGCGTTATAAGCAAGAGTGAAGAAGGTGCAGTAGATATAAATAAAGATTTTTGCGTGGGCGGCGCGAAATGTAGAGATGCTTGTCCGTGGGGAGTACCTCAAAGGCAAGCGGGAGTAGGAATATATCTAAAGGTGATGCCAAAACTTGCAGGTGGAGGTGTGATGTTTAAATGCGATATGTGTAAGGATCTGCTAGAGCAGAACAAAAAACCGGCATGCGAGGTCGCCTGTCCTAAAAACGCTATAAAATTTGGAAAGCGAGATGAAATTTTCGCTATTGCAAATGAGATGAAGAAAACTCGCTTTATATACGGCATGGACGAAAATGGTGGCACATCAACCATCTATGTAAGCTCTATTGATTTTAATAAAATTGATAGTGCAATATCCAAAAAATATGAGAACAAGCCAAAAATGGGAATAATGGATATGAAAAATCATCCAAATCCTATGGAAAAATCCGAATTTTTAGCTACTGCGACTCTAGTAACTCCTCTCGCCGCGATAGGTGCTGCAAGTATAGCCGTTATTAAGAGTATAAAGGATAAAAAATGA
- a CDS encoding formate dehydrogenase subunit gamma: MISNTNETKQKIKRQSLQNRVIHWGIAISIFGLIATGILQMPVAKRYNITKIFEWSGEYYFTLSLHYVFSVALIFFAFYHVVYHTMKREFDIFPRKGDVKNSFLLIKAMITDSEEPASDKYLPEQRIAYLGGVLIIALLIVTGMIKSYKNILGFDISNDLYMWAALLHNLGMVLIILFIIAHLMAFVPKANRPLLSGMFSGKIDAKYAKHRHSLWKDIKDESNFS; encoded by the coding sequence ATGATATCAAATACTAATGAAACAAAACAAAAAATAAAAAGACAGAGCCTGCAAAACCGCGTTATACATTGGGGTATAGCTATAAGTATATTTGGACTGATAGCGACTGGTATTTTACAAATGCCGGTAGCAAAGAGATACAATATAACTAAAATTTTTGAGTGGAGCGGAGAGTATTATTTCACGCTAAGCCTGCACTATGTATTCTCCGTGGCGCTTATATTTTTTGCTTTCTATCACGTTGTATACCATACCATGAAGCGCGAATTTGATATATTTCCAAGAAAAGGAGATGTCAAAAACAGCTTTCTTTTAATTAAAGCGATGATTACAGACTCAGAAGAGCCGGCAAGCGATAAATATCTACCTGAACAGCGTATAGCTTATCTTGGCGGAGTGCTCATAATAGCGCTTTTGATAGTTACAGGAATGATAAAATCGTATAAAAATATACTTGGATTTGATATCTCAAACGATCTTTATATGTGGGCTGCACTGCTTCATAATTTAGGGATGGTTTTAATAATTTTATTTATAATAGCTCATCTAATGGCTTTCGTTCCAAAAGCCAATCGCCCTCTTTTAAGCGGCATGTTTAGCGGTAAAATAGATGCGAAATACGCCAAACATAGACATAGTCTATGGAAAGACATTAAAGATGAGTCTAATTTTTCTTAG
- a CDS encoding branched-chain amino acid ABC transporter permease — MEFSLFLQNMVNGFSLGSMYALIAIGYTMVYGVLRLINFAHGDIMMVGAYVCFFGMVSLNLPFIAAVVFAVTICAALGIITDTIAYKPLRKAPRISLLITAIGISFLLENLFNVIFGSEPKAFIVPEYLQTVLTFGDVTVAISAVLVPIITLILLAITLFILYRTKYGMAIRALAFDIHTVNLMGIDANLIIAIVFALGSMLAAIGGVFWSLNYPSIEPMMGVLIGLKAFAAAVLGGIGSVGGAVLGGFIIGFTEVVVVSLSPEFSGFKDAFAFIFLILILIFKPTGILGYNFEKSRF; from the coding sequence ATGGAATTTTCACTATTTTTACAAAATATGGTGAACGGTTTTAGCCTTGGCAGTATGTATGCGCTTATTGCCATAGGCTATACTATGGTTTATGGGGTTTTAAGGCTTATAAATTTCGCTCACGGCGATATCATGATGGTTGGAGCTTATGTCTGCTTTTTTGGCATGGTTTCTTTAAATTTGCCATTTATCGCGGCGGTTGTCTTTGCTGTAACCATATGTGCAGCCCTTGGTATCATAACAGACACGATAGCTTATAAGCCGCTTCGTAAAGCGCCTAGAATTTCGCTACTGATTACCGCGATTGGCATTAGTTTTTTACTTGAAAATCTCTTTAATGTGATTTTCGGTAGCGAGCCTAAAGCCTTTATCGTGCCTGAATATCTGCAAACAGTCTTAACCTTTGGCGATGTCACGGTTGCTATAAGTGCGGTGCTAGTGCCTATCATCACTCTTATTTTACTTGCTATCACGCTTTTTATACTCTACCGAACAAAATACGGCATGGCGATAAGAGCGCTTGCCTTTGATATACATACCGTAAATTTAATGGGGATAGACGCAAATTTGATCATCGCGATAGTATTTGCGCTTGGATCCATGCTTGCAGCTATAGGAGGCGTGTTTTGGTCGCTAAACTATCCTTCTATCGAGCCTATGATGGGAGTTTTGATAGGGCTTAAAGCCTTTGCCGCAGCCGTTCTTGGCGGTATAGGCTCTGTTGGCGGAGCTGTGCTTGGCGGGTTTATTATCGGATTTACCGAAGTTGTTGTGGTATCTTTAAGTCCTGAATTTTCAGGCTTTAAAGATGCTTTTGCCTTTATATTTTTAATTCTTATTCTTATATTTAAGCCTACCGGAATTTTAGGCTATAACTTTGAGAAAAGTAGGTTTTAG
- a CDS encoding ABC transporter substrate-binding protein: MKKITTLALSLAAISSFGFAKEITIAAVMPVTGPVAAYGQTAYEGVTLANKMRPTLKNGDTIKVVLLDTRGEKVETSNATTRAISQNKAVGIIGELITANTMQVMAIADKSKIPVVAPAATSDKLLDNVKFGSRVCFMDSFQGKAAAEFTAKELGYKTAVIVVDQAQVYSLGLAKTFESEFVKNGGKVLSKLKISSGDKDFKAIVSQIKSKNPDFVYVPTYHPEASLLARQAKQINLNKPMVGSDGVANPTFIELGGDAVNGFIFSDSFDASNPPTELSKKFLDEYEKDKGTRDIAGFTALGADAYFVMVEAMDKCADPSDSVCINDQIHQTKEFSGVSGVISIDSKGNAIRSVVMKEIVGGKPTFKANVNP, translated from the coding sequence ATGAAAAAGATCACGACTTTAGCGCTATCTTTAGCGGCTATCAGCTCATTTGGTTTTGCAAAAGAGATAACCATAGCAGCCGTTATGCCTGTAACAGGACCTGTCGCTGCGTATGGACAGACAGCTTACGAGGGTGTAACTTTGGCAAATAAAATGCGCCCGACTCTAAAAAACGGTGATACGATCAAGGTTGTTTTGCTTGATACCAGAGGCGAAAAGGTTGAGACTTCAAACGCCACCACAAGAGCTATCTCTCAAAATAAAGCCGTAGGTATCATCGGTGAGCTTATTACCGCAAACACCATGCAGGTAATGGCTATCGCAGATAAAAGCAAAATTCCTGTCGTCGCACCTGCCGCTACATCAGATAAACTTCTTGATAATGTGAAATTTGGTAGCAGAGTTTGCTTTATGGATTCGTTTCAAGGCAAGGCTGCGGCCGAATTTACTGCAAAAGAGCTTGGATATAAAACTGCTGTTATCGTAGTGGATCAAGCGCAGGTTTACTCTCTTGGGCTTGCTAAGACCTTTGAAAGTGAATTTGTAAAAAACGGCGGCAAGGTTCTATCAAAGCTTAAAATAAGCTCAGGTGACAAGGATTTCAAAGCCATAGTATCGCAGATAAAGAGCAAAAATCCAGACTTCGTATATGTGCCTACGTATCATCCTGAAGCGTCGCTTTTAGCTCGCCAAGCTAAGCAGATAAATTTAAACAAACCTATGGTCGGATCTGACGGCGTGGCAAATCCGACCTTTATCGAGCTTGGCGGAGACGCTGTAAATGGATTTATCTTTAGCGATTCATTTGACGCTTCAAACCCTCCTACAGAGCTTTCAAAGAAATTTTTAGACGAGTATGAAAAAGATAAAGGCACAAGAGATATAGCGGGCTTTACGGCTCTTGGAGCGGACGCTTATTTTGTAATGGTTGAGGCTATGGATAAGTGTGCAGATCCAAGTGACAGCGTTTGTATAAACGATCAAATTCACCAAACTAAAGAATTTTCAGGCGTTTCGGGTGTAATTAGTATAGACTCTAAGGGAAATGCTATCCGCTCTGTCGTAATGAAAGAGATAGTTGGCGGCAAACCGACGTTTAAAGCAAACGTTAATCCTTAA
- a CDS encoding menaquinone biosynthesis decarboxylase: MQKYIDLLKQHNLLKIIDKPVDIDLEIAHASYIEVKKDDSKALLFTNPVCKKSGRKFAPVLTNIFGSFEATKLIFGVEPDAVADEISALLKPKKPKNFSEKLNFASYLFGMRKIFTKRLSGEGECQQVKFKGDEADLFSLPVLKTWELDGGAFITMGQVYTQSLDGELQNLGMYRLQIYDKNRLGMHWQIHKDGANFFNEYKRAGKKMPVSVAIGGDPLYIWCGQTPLPKGIFELLLYGFIRKSPAKLVKSITNEIYVPHDADFVIEGFVDTDKTELEGPFGDHTGFYTPIEPFPVMEVTAITHKREPIFHATVVGKPPLEDKYMGWATGRIFLPLLKTTVPELIDYDMPENGVFHNLILAKLEVLYPGHAKQAMHAFWGVGQMSFVKHAVFVDESAPKLTDYAKFSEFVLNRLGVKSLLITEGVCDQLDHASPNSCFGGKLGIDATEDFSEGEINLIGDEELLTKFKDMDKDVLELRQFMTHTKCPICVIKYAKNRHVKLAFEELLALKEHFKLLVFVGMENYLENPYMLVWRVTNNIDAQRDIYYTKSGVICIDATPKSKLDGYTREWPKQTDCTREVVNSLIERGIVENDEKLFNKFEIFG; this comes from the coding sequence ATGCAAAAATACATCGATCTGTTAAAACAACATAATCTCCTAAAAATCATCGATAAGCCCGTAGATATCGACCTTGAGATAGCGCACGCCAGTTATATTGAGGTAAAAAAAGATGATAGCAAGGCACTGCTTTTTACAAATCCGGTTTGTAAAAAATCAGGACGCAAATTTGCTCCCGTGCTTACTAATATATTTGGCAGTTTTGAGGCTACGAAGCTTATTTTTGGCGTGGAGCCTGACGCGGTGGCGGATGAAATTTCAGCTTTGCTAAAGCCAAAAAAACCTAAAAATTTCTCAGAAAAGCTAAATTTTGCCAGCTATCTTTTTGGGATGAGAAAAATTTTTACCAAAAGATTAAGCGGTGAGGGCGAGTGCCAGCAAGTTAAGTTTAAAGGCGATGAGGCTGATCTTTTTAGTCTGCCTGTGCTTAAGACTTGGGAGCTTGACGGAGGCGCGTTTATAACCATGGGGCAGGTTTATACTCAAAGCCTTGATGGAGAGCTTCAAAATTTAGGCATGTATCGCTTGCAAATTTATGATAAAAATCGCCTTGGCATGCACTGGCAGATCCACAAAGACGGCGCAAATTTCTTTAACGAGTATAAGCGCGCTGGCAAGAAAATGCCTGTGTCTGTGGCTATCGGTGGCGATCCGCTTTATATCTGGTGCGGTCAGACTCCGCTCCCAAAGGGAATTTTTGAGCTACTTCTTTACGGTTTTATCCGCAAATCACCTGCAAAACTCGTTAAATCTATTACTAATGAAATTTACGTTCCACATGATGCCGATTTTGTGATAGAGGGTTTTGTGGATACCGACAAGACCGAGCTTGAAGGTCCATTTGGCGATCATACCGGCTTTTATACGCCGATTGAACCATTCCCTGTGATGGAAGTTACGGCTATTACGCACAAACGTGAGCCGATTTTCCATGCGACAGTTGTCGGCAAGCCCCCTCTTGAAGATAAATACATGGGCTGGGCTACGGGACGAATTTTCCTTCCGCTTCTTAAAACTACCGTGCCTGAGCTAATTGACTATGATATGCCTGAAAATGGCGTCTTTCACAACCTTATCTTAGCTAAGCTTGAAGTGCTCTATCCAGGACATGCTAAGCAGGCTATGCATGCGTTTTGGGGAGTTGGGCAGATGAGTTTCGTTAAGCATGCGGTGTTTGTTGATGAGAGCGCGCCAAAGCTTACCGACTACGCAAAATTTAGCGAATTTGTACTAAACCGCCTTGGAGTAAAAAGCCTTCTTATAACCGAAGGAGTTTGTGACCAGCTTGATCACGCTAGCCCTAACTCTTGCTTTGGCGGCAAGCTTGGCATAGACGCGACTGAAGATTTTAGCGAAGGCGAGATAAATCTCATAGGCGATGAGGAGTTGCTTACTAAATTTAAAGACATGGACAAAGATGTGCTTGAGCTAAGGCAGTTTATGACGCATACAAAATGCCCGATTTGTGTTATCAAATACGCTAAAAATCGCCACGTAAAGCTTGCTTTTGAAGAGCTACTTGCGCTTAAAGAGCACTTTAAGCTACTTGTGTTTGTTGGTATGGAAAACTATCTTGAAAATCCTTACATGCTTGTTTGGCGAGTCACAAATAATATCGATGCACAGCGTGACATCTACTATACAAAAAGCGGAGTTATATGTATAGACGCAACGCCAAAAAGTAAGCTTGACGGCTACACAAGAGAGTGGCCAAAACAAACTGACTGCACACGCGAAGTTGTAAATAGTCTCATCGAGCGCGGTATCGTTGAAAATGATGAGAAGCTATTTAATAAATTTGAGATATTTGGATAG
- a CDS encoding branched-chain amino acid ABC transporter permease: MRVPKITHIIFFALAVGFLVASHYIFDDYSLRVLNNIAIFIILAVSYNLINGVTGQFSLEPNGFVAVGAYVAALILLDADAKNYQFDLESPSAFILWLHSSNFLLALLAAGVCATILALVLSFPVFRVRGDYLAIVTLGFGFIIKILAINYPSITNGSLGLSSIPQHATLYYTGGIAIISVIMVLNIVYSKFGRAMKAVRDDEDAALAMGVNTFAVKTTAFSTSAFLEGVGGGLWACSFASIVPNEFDFYLTFQLLIIIVLGGLGSMTGAILGTILVIGGGEWLRFLDEPISLFGHTFDAMPGLRMIVFSVILILVMLFAREGIFGKRELTDTFRWFGKRLKR, translated from the coding sequence ATGAGAGTTCCAAAGATTACGCATATCATATTTTTTGCTTTGGCTGTAGGATTTTTGGTTGCCTCTCACTACATTTTTGATGATTATTCTTTGAGAGTTTTAAACAATATCGCCATTTTTATCATTTTGGCCGTTAGTTACAACCTTATAAATGGTGTTACAGGGCAGTTTTCGCTCGAGCCAAACGGCTTTGTCGCGGTTGGCGCTTATGTAGCGGCTCTTATCTTACTTGATGCGGACGCTAAAAACTATCAGTTTGATCTTGAGAGTCCGTCAGCCTTTATACTCTGGCTTCACTCCTCAAATTTCTTGCTGGCACTGCTTGCCGCAGGAGTTTGTGCTACTATACTTGCTTTAGTTCTTTCCTTTCCGGTATTTCGCGTAAGGGGAGATTATCTAGCTATTGTTACGCTTGGCTTTGGTTTTATTATTAAAATTTTAGCTATCAACTATCCGTCCATCACGAACGGCTCGCTTGGACTTAGCTCTATACCTCAGCACGCTACGCTTTATTATACGGGCGGGATTGCTATTATTAGCGTTATTATGGTGCTAAATATAGTTTATTCAAAATTCGGTCGCGCGATGAAAGCCGTAAGAGATGACGAGGATGCGGCGCTTGCCATGGGTGTAAATACATTTGCCGTTAAGACTACCGCTTTTAGCACGTCGGCGTTTTTAGAAGGTGTCGGAGGAGGGCTTTGGGCGTGCTCGTTTGCCTCTATCGTGCCGAATGAATTTGATTTTTACCTCACTTTCCAGCTGCTTATTATCATCGTCCTTGGCGGGCTTGGCTCTATGACGGGAGCTATTTTAGGCACTATCTTGGTGATAGGAGGCGGAGAGTGGCTTAGATTTTTAGATGAGCCGATAAGTCTGTTTGGGCATACATTTGATGCGATGCCTGGTCTTAGAATGATTGTGTTTTCGGTCATACTTATACTTGTTATGCTGTTTGCAAGAGAGGGAATTTTTGGCAAGCGCGAACTGACCGATACTTTTAGATGGTTTGGCAAAAGGCTTAAACGATGA